The following are encoded together in the Malaya genurostris strain Urasoe2022 chromosome 3, Malgen_1.1, whole genome shotgun sequence genome:
- the LOC131439598 gene encoding monocyte to macrophage differentiation factor yields the protein MQDGVIPRFGTSHSNPSSSGNIHNGGSTAKLYTSRKSTPPTSESSTPAKKASSPSLSPSHHYHGLGPSGPNCNGEFKLCGYDVSEEFSGNGSGSTTSSGGTSPADIFGILGFWLKLRHDLTSVPWEQMRAVRMKNARAAPGCAYIPTEVEHIANVITHGAWVLPSVYAGVTLLWRSSSAAQLLAAIIYGLALMMLFFVSTFFHCVFYCNRNRPLKDMLHRCDRAMIYIFIAGSYYPWLSLGHTTHPEIVSVIKWCVWVMAILGIIYQQIFHERYKCLETFFYILIGLGPSMVIVFWGHEFTGMAELKLGGFLYIVGIVFFKSDGIFPFAHAIWHLFVVIAAAVHYFAILTYLYPMENDVT from the exons ATGCAAGATGGTGTCATCCCACGGTTTGGAACATCGCACAGCAATCCCAGCAGCAGCGGCAACATTCACAACGGAGGAAGTACAGCCAAACTCTACACGAGCCGTAAATCGACTCCACCAACATCGGAGTCATCAACACCGGCAAAGAAAGCATCATCGCCGTCGTTATCTCCTTCACATCACTACCATGGATTGGGTCCCTCCGGTCCAAACTGTAACGGCGAGTTCAAGTTATGCGGCTACGATGTCAGTGAAGAATTCAGCGGCAACGGCAGCGGAAGTACGACTTCCAGCGGTGGAACATCCCCGGCGGATATTTTTGGAATATTGGGATTCTGGCTGAAATTGAGACATGATCTGACTTCCGTTCCCTGGGAGCAAATGCGTGCTGTCCGTATGAAAAACGCGCGAGCTGCCCCCGGTTGTGCTTACATTCCTACTGAG GTTGAGCACATTGCCAACGTCATCACGCATGGTGCCTGGGTGCTTCCGTCGGTTTATGCCGGAGTTACACTGCTTTGGCGCAGTAGTAGTGCCGCACAACTACTGGCAGCCATAATCTACGGGCTAGCTTTGATGATGCTGTTCTTCGTGTCCACCTTCTTCCATTGTGTGTTCTATTGCAATAGAAACCGACCGCTTAAGGATATGCTGCACCGTTGCGATCGTGCTATGATTTACATTTTCATCGCCGGATCGTACTACCCGTGGCTCAGCCTTGGCCATACGACTCATCCGGAGATAGTTTCGGTGATCAAATGGTGTGTCTGGGTGATGGCAATTCTAGGTATCATCTATCAACAG ATTTTTCACGAAAGATACAAATGCTTGGAGACCTTTTTCTACATACTCATCGGGCTGGGCCCATCAATGGTAATAGTTTTTTGGGGTCATGAGTTTACTGGAATGGCCGAACTGAAACTTGGCGGATTTCTCTACATTGTTGGAATTGTTTTCTTCAAATCTGACGGCATCTTTCCCTTTGCACATGCGATTTGGCATTTATTCGTGGTCATAGCAGCAGCCGTGCACTATTTTGCTATACTTACATATCTTTATCCAATGGAAAACGATGTAACTTAA